A part of Lactobacillus sp. ESL0700 genomic DNA contains:
- a CDS encoding type II toxin-antitoxin system YafQ family toxin, whose translation MTKRKIGFSSQFKKQFAMRQVDPNWNDVFKEQLPEEIDSERRTAWKYIVNQLIEGKRIPSHFKPHPIHAKRKLIKQIKMGLGNPAGITIKIIDIHLNGQAGDHLLIYSQSKTIVYLVAIGTHSELF comes from the coding sequence ATGACTAAAAGAAAAATTGGCTTTTCTAGTCAATTTAAGAAACAATTTGCTATGAGACAGGTTGATCCAAATTGGAACGATGTTTTTAAAGAGCAATTGCCAGAAGAAATTGATTCTGAAAGACGCACGGCTTGGAAATATATTGTGAACCAGTTAATAGAGGGCAAACGTATTCCAAGTCACTTTAAGCCTCACCCGATTCATGCTAAACGAAAATTGATTAAACAAATTAAAATGGGTTTAGGCAATCCGGCAGGAATAACCATTAAGATAATTGATATTCATCTTAATGGCCAAGCAGGCGATCATTTATTAATTTATTCGCAGTCTAAAACGATAGTGTATTTAGTTGCTATTGGAACTCATAGTGAATTATTTTAA
- a CDS encoding NAD-dependent protein deacylase, which produces MIDPKQIAELKHDIDQAQHISFLTGAGVSTHSGIPDYRSKNGIYDGVSESPETILSEETLYNRPDFFYKFVMDNMYFPDAKPNAIHQKIAELCNNKGDLITQNVDHLDTKAGNQHVTEFHGSLYNIYCTKCHQPVAYTEYAKSYRHENCGGIIRPGIVLYGEAINGDNLSKSVNAMQNSDLVIISGTSFVVYPFAQLLSYRQNGAKVWAINKTEIPAAGISSIIADALDVFDQI; this is translated from the coding sequence ATGATTGACCCAAAACAAATAGCTGAATTAAAACATGACATTGACCAAGCCCAGCACATTTCATTTCTAACTGGCGCCGGTGTTTCTACTCATTCCGGCATCCCTGATTACCGTTCCAAAAACGGGATTTACGATGGTGTCTCTGAAAGTCCCGAGACTATTTTAAGTGAAGAAACGCTTTATAATCGGCCCGACTTTTTCTACAAATTTGTCATGGATAACATGTACTTCCCCGATGCCAAGCCGAATGCAATCCACCAAAAGATTGCCGAGCTTTGTAACAACAAGGGCGATTTAATTACCCAAAACGTTGACCATCTTGATACCAAAGCTGGCAACCAGCACGTGACCGAATTTCACGGCAGCCTGTATAATATCTACTGCACCAAGTGTCACCAACCTGTTGCTTACACGGAATACGCCAAAAGCTACCGGCACGAGAATTGCGGCGGCATCATTCGTCCTGGTATCGTGCTTTACGGCGAAGCTATCAATGGCGATAACCTATCTAAGTCCGTTAATGCCATGCAAAATTCTGATTTAGTAATTATTTCTGGTACCAGTTTTGTCGTTTATCCGTTTGCTCAATTGCTGTCTTACCGCCAAAATGGTGCCAAAGTTTGGGCAATCAACAAGACCGAAATCCCTGCTGCCGGAATTTCTTCAATTATTGCGGACGCGCTGGACGTTTTTGACCAGATTTAA
- a CDS encoding type II toxin-antitoxin system RelB/DinJ family antitoxin, whose protein sequence is MAQTARIEARMDPNIKAKASKELEKHGLSISDFVRMSLTEVATEGLPKQYVIPKLSATVQASLAEIKADMDGTKNLPKAHSYEELMELLND, encoded by the coding sequence ATGGCACAAACAGCAAGAATTGAAGCAAGAATGGACCCGAATATTAAAGCCAAGGCTAGTAAAGAACTAGAAAAACATGGCTTGAGTATTTCTGATTTTGTTAGAATGAGTTTAACTGAAGTTGCGACTGAGGGCTTGCCAAAACAGTATGTTATTCCCAAGCTTAGTGCGACTGTTCAAGCATCGTTGGCAGAGATAAAGGCAGATATGGATGGTACTAAGAACTTGCCAAAAGCACATAGTTATGAAGAATTAATGGAATTGTTAAATGACTAA